One segment of Thermodesulfobacteriota bacterium DNA contains the following:
- a CDS encoding J domain-containing protein, which translates to MKDVDWRQLEAARQLLGLGERASLAEIRQAYRSRSKACHPDLAPPDQAAAAHERMQALTAAYDTLRRYCADYRFRLVPAAGETMSDEDWWLDRFGQDPVWGRPGGDPP; encoded by the coding sequence GTGAAGGACGTCGACTGGCGCCAGCTGGAGGCGGCCCGCCAGCTGCTCGGGCTGGGGGAGCGGGCCAGCCTGGCGGAGATCCGGCAGGCCTATCGGAGCCGCTCCAAGGCCTGCCACCCGGACCTGGCGCCGCCGGACCAGGCCGCCGCAGCCCATGAGCGGATGCAGGCCCTGACCGCGGCCTACGACACCTTGCGGCGCTACTGCGCCGACTACCGTTTCCGGCTGGTGCCGGCCGCCGGCGAGACGATGAGCGACGAGGACTGGTGGCTGGACCGCTTCGGCCAGGACCCGGTGTGGGGCCGGCCCGGGGGCGACCCGCCTTAA
- a CDS encoding thioredoxin domain-containing protein, translating into MTTILAPCPRCGTTNRIPAVKQHLSPRCGRCHTGLDLRSQAVPVPLDDSDFAAFVAAAPLPVLVELYSPTCGPCHTLAPVIAVLARRYFGRLIVAKVDVSRARATAARFDVRGVPTLVFLAGGRVVDEVAGAVSEAALADWVERQLARR; encoded by the coding sequence ATGACCACCATCCTGGCGCCGTGCCCCCGTTGCGGCACCACCAACCGGATCCCGGCCGTCAAGCAGCACCTGTCGCCCCGCTGCGGCCGCTGCCACACCGGCCTCGATCTGCGCAGCCAGGCGGTGCCGGTGCCCCTGGACGACAGCGACTTCGCGGCCTTTGTGGCGGCCGCCCCGTTGCCGGTGCTGGTGGAGCTCTACTCGCCCACCTGCGGCCCCTGCCACACCCTGGCCCCCGTGATCGCCGTCCTGGCCCGCCGCTATTTCGGCCGGCTCATCGTCGCCAAGGTGGATGTCAGCCGCGCGAGGGCCACCGCAGCCCGATTCGATGTCCGGGGGGTGCCGACCCTGGTCTTCCTGGCTGGCGGCCGGGTGGTCGACGAGGTGGCCGGGGCCGTGTCCGAGGCGGCTCTGGCCGACTGGGTCGAGCGCCAGCTGGCCCGCCGCTGA
- a CDS encoding SurA N-terminal domain-containing protein, protein MMDFLRRKAQSPYIQATVVIIALVFIFWGSGIGRQGGAGRAIATVDGAAITAQDYQEAYNQTMNQLRDQFGGQVPEQLLSTLNLRDQVLNRLVDRLLLRQAGLATEVLVSRDELRRAIQGMEAFQKDGVFDPEWYKELTKSSRVGTAAFEAGLRQDLFVKKMVDAVGRFAAVPPRLLDEELSARNAEVQVAYATFKADTFRERVTVTEEELGAFFAASQERYRSQPEMQASYLAFSRSEAAQTVAVSDEEIAAEYQANRDRYSLEEERRARHILFRSGQADDQEKKAATRRQAEQVLALAKAGKDFAELAKQYSEDSSASRGGDLGLFGRGRMVPAFESAVFAMQPGEIAPIVESPFGLHIIKLEAIQPARTRELDEVREEIRMTIQDRQGRNIALKKATEAYEGIVLAGGLEAYASAHGLAVTHTELFSRQQPAPGIAADPAFLTAAFNLKKGELSSLVETGQGWVVILADEVQEPRTPPLEAVRERAEKDFRAERAKDLAREAATALLARLGEGADFAAAAGEAGAEVGQTEFFSKANPAGAKGLPVAAHSAALALTPAKPLPAEVAEQGASFVAYRLLERREPDRTVLADRAQALEAELLQERRQELLVAWLASLKAQATITTDTAFFQP, encoded by the coding sequence ATGATGGATTTCCTGCGCAGAAAGGCCCAGTCCCCGTACATTCAGGCCACGGTGGTGATCATCGCCCTGGTCTTCATCTTCTGGGGCTCCGGTATCGGCCGGCAGGGTGGCGCCGGCCGGGCGATCGCCACCGTGGACGGTGCGGCCATCACCGCCCAGGACTACCAGGAGGCATACAACCAGACCATGAACCAGCTCCGGGACCAGTTCGGCGGCCAGGTCCCGGAACAGCTCCTGTCCACCTTGAACCTGCGGGACCAGGTGCTGAACCGGCTGGTGGATCGGCTGCTTCTGCGCCAAGCCGGCCTGGCCACCGAGGTCCTGGTCTCCCGGGACGAGCTGCGGCGCGCCATCCAGGGCATGGAGGCCTTCCAGAAGGACGGCGTCTTCGATCCCGAGTGGTACAAGGAGCTGACCAAGAGCTCCCGGGTGGGCACAGCGGCCTTTGAGGCAGGATTGCGCCAGGATCTCTTTGTCAAGAAGATGGTGGATGCGGTGGGCCGGTTTGCTGCGGTGCCCCCCCGGCTTCTGGACGAGGAGCTGTCGGCCAGGAACGCCGAAGTCCAGGTGGCCTACGCCACCTTCAAGGCCGATACCTTCCGGGAGCGGGTCACGGTGACCGAGGAGGAGCTGGGTGCCTTCTTTGCGGCCAGCCAGGAGCGCTACCGCAGCCAGCCGGAGATGCAGGCGAGCTACCTCGCCTTTTCCCGCAGCGAGGCGGCCCAGACGGTGGCGGTGAGCGACGAGGAGATCGCGGCCGAGTACCAGGCCAATCGAGACCGTTACAGCCTGGAGGAAGAGCGCCGGGCCCGGCACATCCTCTTCCGGAGCGGCCAGGCCGACGACCAGGAGAAGAAGGCGGCCACCAGACGCCAGGCCGAGCAGGTGCTGGCCCTGGCCAAGGCGGGCAAGGACTTCGCCGAGCTGGCCAAACAGTACTCCGAGGACAGCTCGGCGTCCCGGGGAGGCGACCTGGGCCTCTTCGGTCGCGGCCGCATGGTGCCGGCGTTCGAAAGCGCGGTCTTTGCCATGCAGCCCGGGGAGATCGCGCCCATCGTCGAAAGCCCCTTTGGCCTGCACATCATCAAGCTGGAGGCGATCCAGCCGGCCCGCACCCGGGAGCTGGACGAGGTGCGGGAAGAGATCCGCATGACGATCCAGGATCGCCAGGGCCGCAACATCGCCCTCAAGAAGGCCACCGAGGCCTACGAAGGCATCGTCCTGGCCGGCGGTCTGGAGGCCTACGCCTCCGCCCACGGCCTTGCCGTCACCCACACCGAGCTCTTCTCGCGCCAACAGCCAGCCCCGGGCATCGCTGCCGACCCCGCCTTTCTCACCGCTGCTTTCAACCTCAAGAAAGGGGAGCTCAGCTCCCTGGTCGAGACCGGCCAGGGCTGGGTGGTGATCCTGGCCGACGAGGTGCAGGAGCCCAGGACCCCGCCCCTGGAGGCGGTGCGGGAGCGGGCGGAGAAGGATTTCCGGGCGGAGCGGGCCAAGGACCTGGCCCGGGAGGCAGCCACCGCCCTCCTGGCCCGGCTGGGGGAGGGGGCAGATTTCGCGGCTGCCGCCGGCGAGGCGGGTGCCGAGGTCGGCCAGACCGAATTCTTCTCCAAGGCCAACCCGGCCGGCGCCAAGGGCTTGCCCGTCGCGGCGCACAGCGCCGCCCTTGCCCTCACCCCGGCCAAGCCTCTGCCCGCCGAAGTGGCGGAGCAGGGGGCCAGCTTTGTGGCCTACCGCCTCCTGGAGCGGCGGGAGCCGGACCGCACCGTGCTGGCCGACCGGGCCCAGGCCCTGGAGGCTGAGCTGCTGCAGGAGCGGCGGCAGGAGCTCCTGGTGGCCTGGCTGGCCAGCCTCAAGGCCCAGGCCACCATCACCACGGACACCGCCTTCTTCCAGCCTTAA
- the plsY gene encoding glycerol-3-phosphate 1-O-acyltransferase PlsY: MLLVAVILLAYLAGAIPTGLLVARAAGVDIRHQGSGNIGATNVTRALGRASGLVTLAGDIVKAVLPMLVAGWLAEADQRQLWLAAAGGAAFLGHCYPVYLGFKGGKGVATALGVFLVLAPLAVLAEVALFAVVVWRTGFVSAGSLAAAGLLPILTWLDQGSVLVSGLAILVAAVVVAKHRDNIRRLWRGEEKPWRGEGRSAAAGMEKKG, from the coding sequence ATGCTTCTTGTTGCCGTCATCCTTCTCGCCTACCTGGCAGGCGCCATCCCCACTGGCCTTCTGGTGGCCCGGGCCGCAGGTGTCGATATCCGGCACCAGGGCAGTGGCAACATCGGCGCCACCAACGTCACCCGCGCCCTGGGAAGAGCCTCCGGCCTTGTCACCCTGGCCGGCGATATCGTGAAGGCCGTGCTGCCGATGCTGGTGGCCGGCTGGCTGGCAGAGGCCGATCAGCGGCAGCTGTGGCTGGCGGCAGCCGGCGGTGCCGCCTTTCTGGGGCATTGCTACCCGGTCTATCTCGGCTTCAAGGGGGGCAAGGGGGTGGCCACTGCCCTGGGGGTGTTCCTGGTGCTGGCCCCCCTGGCGGTCCTGGCCGAGGTGGCCCTTTTTGCGGTGGTGGTCTGGCGGACCGGCTTTGTTTCCGCCGGCTCTTTGGCGGCCGCGGGGCTGTTGCCGATCCTCACCTGGCTCGATCAGGGGTCGGTGCTGGTCAGTGGCCTGGCGATCCTGGTGGCGGCCGTGGTGGTGGCCAAGCACCGGGACAACATCCGCCGCCTGTGGCGGGGCGAGGAGAAGCCCTGGCGGGGGGAGGGGCGCTCGGCTGCAGCCGGTATGGAGAAGAAAGGGTGA
- a CDS encoding ABC transporter ATP-binding protein produces the protein MSHHIVQVDDLAFRYPDGTQALAGVSFRITHGEAVAIIGANGAGKSTLLLHLNGALTPQEGRVRIGDYPLTAATLPAIRRTVGMVFQDPDDQLFMPTVREDIAFGPLNLGLPAAEVEEAVDRALATVGAVHVRDRAPYRLSGGEKRAVAIATVLAMTPSILVMDEPSANLDPQARRRLIRLLAGFDHTRIIATHDLDLALELCNRTLVLAGGRLLADGPTRSIFQDASLLAAGHLEPPLSLMGCPVCGRGAREKS, from the coding sequence ATGAGCCATCACATTGTCCAGGTCGATGATCTGGCCTTCCGCTATCCCGACGGCACCCAGGCCCTGGCCGGCGTTTCCTTCCGGATCACCCATGGCGAGGCGGTGGCGATCATTGGCGCCAACGGCGCCGGCAAGTCCACCCTGCTCCTGCACCTCAACGGCGCCCTCACCCCCCAGGAGGGCCGGGTGCGCATCGGCGACTACCCCCTGACCGCCGCGACGCTGCCGGCCATCCGCCGCACGGTGGGCATGGTCTTCCAGGATCCGGATGATCAGCTGTTCATGCCCACGGTACGGGAGGACATCGCCTTCGGCCCCCTCAATCTGGGCCTGCCCGCTGCCGAGGTGGAGGAGGCGGTGGACCGGGCCCTGGCCACCGTGGGGGCCGTCCACGTCCGGGACCGCGCACCCTACCGGCTGTCCGGCGGCGAGAAACGGGCGGTGGCCATTGCCACTGTGCTGGCCATGACGCCATCCATCCTGGTCATGGACGAGCCCAGCGCCAATCTTGATCCCCAGGCCCGGCGCCGTCTGATTCGGCTTCTGGCCGGCTTCGACCACACCCGCATCATTGCCACCCACGATCTCGATCTGGCCCTGGAGCTGTGCAACCGGACCCTGGTCCTGGCTGGCGGCCGCCTCCTCGCCGACGGCCCGACCCGGAGCATCTTTCAGGATGCCAGCCTGCTGGCGGCCGGTCATCTGGAGCCGCCCTTGAGCCTCATGGGCTGCCCGGTCTGTGGCCGGGGTGCCCGGGAGAAATCATGA